GCTGAGCGTTGCAGGTGTGGCCGCCGCCAGCATCGCTTTGACAGCCACGGGGTTGAGTGGATCGCTGGTAAACAGGCCGCCGATGTCACCTAGACTCAGGGCCGAGAGCGCTGCGCCCAGCAGTTGTACGGTGCTGGCCGCCTGCGCATCAGTGGGGCTGCTCGGCGTGGTGGTCACGGTGCTGCTCGTTACAGTGGTGACCGTTGCAGAGGGTGTTTGAACGGTGGCTGCCGTGCCGAGCGGCGCACCGGCGGCCACCGTCAGGTAAGGCTTGATGGCGGCGCTGCCGCTAAATTTCTGCACCAATTTGCCCGCGCAGTCGGCGGCGGCTTTGCTTTCGTCGCTGTCAAAACTCACGCCGCTCCACCAATACCAGGAACTGTATCCGGCGCTGGTGCCTTCGCAGGTGTCTTGCCAAATCACCGTGCCAGTGGCCGCGTCGTCGATTTCAAAGCTGGCCTTGACCGTTTTGGCATTCAGGCAACCGACAATCGGCAAGCACACGCCGCCCCCGCCGGTGATGTCGTTGATGCCCGCCTTCATCACCAAGTTGGCTCCCGCCGACTGGCGCACTGGCCGCACAGAGCCGCTGGCTTTGAGGGCTTGAGTGATGGCCGTGTCAAACGATGACCAGACGCTGTAGCCGCAGTAGCCGCCGCTGCAATAGTTGTCACCGATATACACCACGGCTTGCGGGCCACTGTAGGTGGGGGCTTGCTGAGCCGAAGCCGCTCCCAACAGAGCGAGACTGAGAACACCGAAAAACCGTAGATTGTTTGCGCTTTGTTTCATGACCTCTCCTAACCGCCAGCGGACTAAAAGCGTGGTTTCGTTCAGTCTAAAGGCCAGTGCGTCAAAACGGTGTCAAATGCTGAGGCGGTCATCCGGCACTTCACGCACCCTGCTTTGATCCAAGTTCAGTCGCAGCGCACCGCCGCTGGCTTGTTCGGCCTCGCGGCTGCTCAGGTGCAAGGTGATTTCACCGAGTTCGTGCGCCACCCGCACTGTCTGGCCCTCTTCGGTGCTTTGCCGAAAAGTGACGCTGTAACTCGGCCCCTCGCCCAAACGGAAAGCACTTTCGGGAACCAGCAGCGCCGTATCTCCCCGCCCAAATACGTTCGGCTGACCCAGAAACTCGGCCACCCACGCCGTTGCGGGCGTCCCGAAGACTTCAGCGGCCCCGCCCACCTGCACCACTCGCCCGCTGCGCATCAGCGCCACGCGGTTAGCCAGCGCCAAAGCTTCGCGCTGATCGTGCGTGACGATCAAGACGGCGGTGCTGAGATTCTCAAACAGCGTCCGCAAATCCTGGCGCAGTTGGCCCCGGAGCTGCTCATCCAAGTTGCTCAGCGGCTCGTCGAGCAGCAGCAGTGGCGGGCGCGGCGCGAGGGCGCGGGCGAGGGCCACGCGCTGCTGCTGCCCACCCGACAGCTCCCCAATGCGCCGCCCTTCCAGCTCCAAGAGGCCCACCAGTTCAAGCGCTTCACGGGCTTGCTGCTCGGCCTGCGCTTTGCTCTTGCCGCGCCTGCGCGGGCCGTAAGCGACATTTGCCAGCACCCGCAGATGCGGAAAGAGGGCGTAATCTTGAAACACGAGGCCCAGGTTTCTGGCTTCCGGCGGCGCACGGCTCACGTCTTGCCCCGCCACCCACACCTCGCCGCTGTCTTGCCGCTCCAAGCCTGCCACCATCCGCAGCACCGTGCTCTTGCCGCTTCCCGACGGGCCGAGCAGGGCCAGCGTCTGGCTTGTCTGTAGGCTGAGGCTCACCCCGCCAGCCGCCACGACCGGGCCGTAAGCGCGGCTGAGGCCAAGCGTTTGCAGAGCGGGGAGATCAGTCGGCACGGCGCTCAGGGTAACGCTTTGGGCAGCGGGGAAAGGCAAACTGACAAAAAAAGCCCCCGACCATTGCGGCGGGGGAGACTTGATCTTTTTGTCTTGAACTGGAATTTGGGTGCGAACTCTTTTCCGTTAAAGGTTAAAGCCGAACATCCGCATCTGGCGTTTGCCGTCTTCGGTCATCTTCTCGGGGCTCCAGGGCGGCGACCACACGAAATCTACGTTGACGCGGTTGACACCGTCCAAGCGCATCACGGCCATCTCGGCGTCCGAGCGAATCAGGTCTTGCACCGGGCAGCCCACCGAGGTCAGGGTCATGGTAACGTCAACCACGCCCTCAGCATTGATGTCCACGCCGTAAATCAGGCCCAAGTCCACCACGTTCACTGGAATTTCAGGGTCTTTGACGACTTTCAGCGATTCCAAAATTTGCGCTTCGTTGGGCAGATTGCCCGCAGCGGGCGCGGGGGCAGGATTGATACCGTTACTGGTTTCGTCGCTCATACTGCTCCTGTTTGGGTGGGCAGGCCGGTGTCTTGCCAAGCAATCGTGCCGCCGGTCAGGTTGACGGCTTTGTTGTAGCCGTGATCGAGCAGAAACTGGGTGGCCCGTCCGCTGCGTGCGCCGCTGCGGCAGATCAGCACCAGTTCTTTGTCTTTGGGCAACTCGGCGTAGCGCGTCTCAAATTCGCTCAGCGCCATGAGCTGTGCGCCCTCGGCGTGAACTTCTTCGTACTCGTTGGCTTCGCGCACGTCGATCAGCAGTGCGCCGTGTTGAAGGCGGCGTTGAGCTTCTTTTGGACTCACTTCTTGCATAAACTCCAGCATAGCCCAGACCTGAGCGCCGATTGTGACGGGCCGCGAGTTGACCTCGGTACGCTAAGATTTTGATGATGAATCCCAGTCCTCCCCACCTCTTCATTGACCTGCGGGCCGCCGCACTGCGCGCAGTCGAGCCGCTCAGCTCGCTCATTTCCAATCCCCACCGGGTGCTGAGTTTGGCGCAAATCGAAGAAGGCCAGCACGGCCTCACCTCGGCGGACGGCCCAGTGGTGGTGATTTGTGAACGGGGGATTCGCAGCAGCCTGGCAGTCCGGTTTCTGCGCTCGGACGGCGTAGACGCGCAGGCGTATGAAGGCGGCGTTCTGGCAATGAAGCAAGCGCTCTCGGCGCGGTGAAGGGAGAAGGGCCGCCCGCCATTCACGCCCTGCATGGTTTCTTGGGCAGCGGCAAAACCACTTTGGCCCGCCAACTCGAAACCGAGTTGCCCGCCCTGCGCTTTTCCAGCGACGAGTGGATGGTCACGCTCTACGGCCAAGACCCACCCGAAGCCCTTTTCAGTGAGTACCGCTCTCGCATCTACGCGTTGATGCGCCGCTACTGGACACGCGCCCTCGCTCTGGGCCTGCCGGTGGTGCTCGACGAAGGCTTCTGGACGCGCCGCGAACGTGACGACCTGCGGGCAGAAGCGGAGCAGCTCGGCGTTCCGCTGATTCTCTACGCGCTCAGCACGCCCGAAAGCGTGGCCCGTGAGCGCATTCGGCATCGCAACCAAGAGCCGCACAGCCTCTACATCGCCGAGAACACCTACAACCTGTTTCGCCCGCGCTTCGAGCCGCTGGAACCTGACGAGCCTCACATCCTCGTCTGAAGCCAACACCAAAAAACCCCAGCCAATTCGACTGAGGTCTTTTTGTACTTTGGTTGCAGGGACAGGATTTGAACCTGCGACCTCCGGGTTATGAGCCCGACGAGCTACCAGACTGCTCTACCCTGCGTTACCTTGGTGCTTGGCCGGATTTCCGGCGCTTAGGAATAGTACAGCCGAGTTCAAAACCTGTCAACCCCCACGAGGTTACAAAGTGGATCGGCGCAGTGCGGCCCCGGGGACGGCTTGATTGTCTTGGCCGCTGGCCTGTATAGTTTCTTCTTGGCCACAAGTGGGGCTAGGCATCAACAGCGTCCGTGTAAGTTGGCGCGGCCCAGACCCCCAGACGACACCGCCAACAAGGTGTCCGCCTGGCCCAAGGAGGCAGCAATGCCGAAGATGAAGACCAAAAAGAGTGCCGTGCGCCGGATTAAAATCACGGCGACGGGTAAAGTGATGGCGTTCAAGAGTGGCAAACGCCATCAGAACACCGGCAAGAGCGGCTCGGACATCAGCAACAAAGGCAAAGGCTTTGTGCTGGCCAAGAGCGAGTGGGCGCGTATGAAACTTGCTCTGCCGGGAGGGAAATAAACTATGCCACGCACCAAAACAGGTATTGTCCGCCGCCGCCGTCACAAGAAGGTGCTCAAGCGGGCCAAGGGCTTTTGGGGTTCACGCTCCAAGCAGTACAAGATGGCCTTCCAGACGCTGCTCAACGCCGCGACTTACGAGTACCGCGATCGCCGCAATAAAAAGCGCGATTACCGCCGCCTCTGGATTCAGCGCATCAACGCCGGTGCCCGCCTCCACGGCATGAACTACTCCAACTTCATCGCCGGACTGAAGTTGGCCGGTATCGACCTCAACCGCAAGGTGCTGGCCGATATTGCCGCCCGCGAGCCGGAAGCCTTTGCCATGCTGGTGGAGAACGCCAAGAGCGCCCACAGCAACAAGCAAGCCGCTTAAACTCAATCGGCACCGCCCAAACCGCTTCCAGAGAAGCGGTTTGGGCGTTTTCTTTTGAAGGGCGTGCGTTTGCTGGCTCGGTCGTACCAGTATCCCTGTTTTTGGGATCACTCCTTTACCCGTTTCTACGC
The DNA window shown above is from Deinococcus detaillensis and carries:
- a CDS encoding ABC transporter ATP-binding protein codes for the protein MPTDLPALQTLGLSRAYGPVVAAGGVSLSLQTSQTLALLGPSGSGKSTVLRMVAGLERQDSGEVWVAGQDVSRAPPEARNLGLVFQDYALFPHLRVLANVAYGPRRRGKSKAQAEQQAREALELVGLLELEGRRIGELSGGQQQRVALARALAPRPPLLLLDEPLSNLDEQLRGQLRQDLRTLFENLSTAVLIVTHDQREALALANRVALMRSGRVVQVGGAAEVFGTPATAWVAEFLGQPNVFGRGDTALLVPESAFRLGEGPSYSVTFRQSTEEGQTVRVAHELGEITLHLSSREAEQASGGALRLNLDQSRVREVPDDRLSI
- the rpmI gene encoding 50S ribosomal protein L35, with the protein product MPKMKTKKSAVRRIKITATGKVMAFKSGKRHQNTGKSGSDISNKGKGFVLAKSEWARMKLALPGGK
- a CDS encoding rhodanese-like domain-containing protein codes for the protein MMNPSPPHLFIDLRAAALRAVEPLSSLISNPHRVLSLAQIEEGQHGLTSADGPVVVICERGIRSSLAVRFLRSDGVDAQAYEGGVLAMKQALSAR
- a CDS encoding rhodanese-like domain-containing protein, encoding MQEVSPKEAQRRLQHGALLIDVREANEYEEVHAEGAQLMALSEFETRYAELPKDKELVLICRSGARSGRATQFLLDHGYNKAVNLTGGTIAWQDTGLPTQTGAV
- a CDS encoding AAA family ATPase; this encodes MKGEGPPAIHALHGFLGSGKTTLARQLETELPALRFSSDEWMVTLYGQDPPEALFSEYRSRIYALMRRYWTRALALGLPVVLDEGFWTRRERDDLRAEAEQLGVPLILYALSTPESVARERIRHRNQEPHSLYIAENTYNLFRPRFEPLEPDEPHILV
- a CDS encoding metal-sulfur cluster assembly factor; this translates as MSDETSNGINPAPAPAAGNLPNEAQILESLKVVKDPEIPVNVVDLGLIYGVDINAEGVVDVTMTLTSVGCPVQDLIRSDAEMAVMRLDGVNRVNVDFVWSPPWSPEKMTEDGKRQMRMFGFNL
- the rplT gene encoding 50S ribosomal protein L20, whose translation is MPRTKTGIVRRRRHKKVLKRAKGFWGSRSKQYKMAFQTLLNAATYEYRDRRNKKRDYRRLWIQRINAGARLHGMNYSNFIAGLKLAGIDLNRKVLADIAAREPEAFAMLVENAKSAHSNKQAA